In the genome of Raphanus sativus cultivar WK10039 chromosome 4, ASM80110v3, whole genome shotgun sequence, one region contains:
- the LOC130511081 gene encoding uncharacterized protein LOC130511081 codes for MESKNPDDVVRKKLKHLLTRYDSHYLVSPTGHGAGGLGLFWKQELDLQILDSNSHVIDTLISFEGKSFFSSFVHASTDRNQRNLLWDSLLAKANGREDPWFVTGDFNDLICGEEKDGGPERPEGSFSDLRTFFSEADLFDLQHSGDFLSWRGQRGDHLVRCRLDRAVSNTQWAETFPTARCEYLGFESSDHMPIISFFDKGKRRRRGLFRYDRRLCKNEEAKKVISNSWSADNAQTVSEKLSSARSAISAWNKTQHRNSQRVIEQKKWELNKALSSPANDTALIQNISEALNAAYLAEEEYWRQRSRLLWLKLGDRNTGYFHATTKSRKRANGFSVLEKENGEMVYKEEEIISVIGNYFQTMFSSQPGDREEVVRQGLHPIVSDAENTSLTAIPTEKEIKEAAFSIHADKAPGPDGFSAGFFHTHWEEISQDIVREVQGFFAGESLPEGINDTHIRLIPKISLPQKVSDYRPIALCNVYYKIYSKILTRRLQPLMEKLISENQSAFVPGRAIGDNILITHEVLHYLKTSKAEQRCAMAVKTDMSKAYDRLEWEFISLVLLRLGFHRDVVRCIMQCITSVTYSFLINGLPRGMVVPSRGIRQGDPLSPYIFIMCSEVLSGLCNRAQEEGSLQGLRVARGSPRLTHLFFADDTMFFLQADKENCASLQTILRKYEQASGQSISKAKSAITFSRKTPASLKVMIKNELQIENEGGNGKYLGLPEHFGRRKRDLFSSVVDRIKQKARGRSNRYLSAAGKLVLLQSVLSAIPSYSMSSFMLPVSLCKRIQSAVTRYWWDNDENSRKMAWISWEHMAKPKAIGGLGFRDFQNFNISLLAKIGWRLLQNPNSLLARTLFGKYCSDSNVLSVSVTSSCSHGWRSILLGRDLLIKNLGWTIGNGTSVNVWSDPWLSLTSQLLPMGPPNESQKELTVSEFIDPVTRAWDIPKIRHVIPEYEDKIMCIYPSLTGAPDKLIWLGTKSGEYSTKSGYFFAVDDAENRELLQLQGPKWKSSVWNLSCAPKVKIFSWKALKGALPVGERLAQRQVPADPRCKRCGSSESIIHLLFQCRFAQQVWQLAPLATTLDVSGTLDLLASWDELCSINCLPPAGVTSSALVPWVCWNIWKARNKFVFEGHSASPEETLSTAIALAREWSLEVKKESAIGTKKTPQQVTAPPGTIVIRSDAAWSSVTRNAGLGWVVLTPDGSRSFSSPRHSVLSPLVAEGLALREAVRTSASLGLKKVSFESDSSQLVQAMRTESLSKELLILMADIFSLFQLLNLYVSHGFPEKGIPLQIVWQRMH; via the coding sequence ATGGAGTCCAAAAATCCCGACGACGTGGTGCGCAAGAAGCTCAAACATCTACTGACGCGATATGATAGCCATTATCTAGTCTCTCCGACAGGACATGGCGCGGGGGGTTTGGGTCTGTTCTGGAAACAGGAACTAGACCTTCAAATCTTAGACTCAAACTCTCATGTAATTGATACTCTCATATCTTTTGAAGGAAAAAGTTTTTTCTCCTCCTTTGTTCATGCTAGCACTGATCGAAACCAGAGGAATCTCTTATGGGACAGTTTGTTAGCCAAAGCTAACGGGCGCGAGGACCCATGGTTCGTAACCGGCGACTTTAATGATCTGATTTGTGGAGAGGAAAAGGATGGTGGCCCTGAAAGACCGGAAGGATCGTTCTCCGATCTCCGCACCTTTTTCTCAGAAGCTGATTTGTTTGACCTCCAGCACTCGGGAGATTTCTTGTCATGGAGAGGACAAAGAGGAGACCACCTGGTCCGCTGTAGGCTTGACAGAGCCGTATCAAACACACAATGGGCTGAGACTTTCCCTACTGCTCGCTGCGAGTATCTCGGTTTTGAAAGCTCGGATCACATGCCTATCATATCCTTTTTTGACAAAGGCAAACGTAGAAGGAGAGGCCTCTTCCGATATGACAGACGACTATGCAAAAATGAGGAAGCAAAGAAGGTCATCTCCAACTCCTGGAGTGCCGACAACGCCCAAACTGTCAGCGAGAAGCTCTCCTCTGCTCGGAGCGCTATCTCTGCATGGAATAAAACTCAGCACCGCAATAGCCAACGTGTCATAGAGCAAAAGAAATGGGAACTTAACAAAGCGTTATCTAGTCCAGCTAATGACACAGCCCTAATCCAAAACATCTCTGAAGCTCTCAATGCAGCTTATTTAGCAGAGGAAGAATATTGGAGGCAAAGGAGCCGCTTGCTTTGGTTGAAGCTCGGAGACCGAAACACCGGCTATTTCCATGCAACTACGAAGAGTAGAAAACGAGCAAACGGCTTCTCGGTCCTGGAAAAGGAAAATGGTGAAATGGTGTATAAGGAAGAAGAGATCATCTCTGTCATTGGGAATTATTTCCAGACGATGTTCTCATCACAACCAGGGGACCGAGAAGAAGTAGTTAGACAAGGCCTGCACCCCATTGTTTCGGATGCAGAAAACACCTCCCTCACAGCCATTCCAACAGAGAAAGAAATCAAGGAAGCTGCATTCTCGATTCACGCGGATAAGGCACCGGGGCCCGATGGGTTCTCAGCGGGTTTCTTCCACACCCATTGGGAGGAGATAAGTCAGGATATAGTGCGTGAGGTGCAAGGATTCTTTGCGGGTGAATCACTACCGGAGGGGATTAATGACACGCATATACGTCTTATTCCGAAGATTTCCCTGCCGCAGAAAGTATCCGATTACAGGCCGATTGCCCTCTGCAATGTCTACTACAAAATCTACTCCAAGATTCTCACAAGACGACTCCAACCGCTGATGGAAAAGCTTATTTCTGAGAATCAATCCGCCTTTGTCCCGGGACGTGCGATCGGCGATAATATATTGATCACCCATGAGGTCCTTCATTATCTCAAAACCTCTAAGGCGGAGCAGAGATGTGCAATGGCGGTTAAGACGGACATGAGTAAAGCTTACGACCGACTCGAATGGGAGTTTATCTCGCTAGTGCTGCTTCGGTTGGGATTCCACCGAGACGTGGTTAGATGTATAATGCAGTGTATCACATCAGTTACATACTCCTTCCTCATTAACGGCTTGCCTAGAGGGATGGTAGTACCGAGCCGGGGTATCCGTCAAGGAGATCCCCTTTCTCCCTACATATTTATAATGTGTAGTGAAGTTCTCTCGGGATTATGTAACCGAgcgcaagaagaagggtcactCCAAGGTCTTCGAGTGGCTAGAGGTAGTCCCCGACTAACTCACCTGTTCTTCGCGGACGATACAATGTTCTTCCTCCAAGCTGATAAGGAGAATTGTGCATCTCTTCAGACCATCTTACGTAAGTACGAGCAAGCTTCTGGCCAGTCGATTAGCAAGGCAAAGTCAGCCATCACGTTTTCCCGTAAAACTCCGGCGTCCTTAAAAGTGATGATCAAGAACGAGCTGCAAATAGAGAACGAGGGAGGAAATGGCAAATATCTAGGCTTACCGGAACACTTCGGCCGGAGAAAAAGAGATCTTTTTTCATCCGTTGTCGACCGTATAAAGCAGAAAGCACGAGGACGATCAAACAGATATCTCTCCGCTGCTGGGAAATTAGTGCTTCTGCAAAGTGTCCTTTCGGCCATCCCCTCGTATTCCATGTCTTCTTTTATGCTCCCAGTGTCGCTCTGTAAACGGATTCAATCTGCGGTGACTAGGTACTGGTGGGATAACGATGAAAACTCCAGAAAAATGGCATGGATCTCCTGGGAACACATGGCGAAACCAAAGGCAATAGGTGGGCTAGGCTTTCGAGATTTCCAAAACTTCAATATCTCGCTACTGGCGAAGATAGGATGGAGGCTTCTCCAGAACCCAAATAGCCTATTAGCCAGGACTCTCTTTGGGAAGTATTGCTCTGACAGCAACGTTCTCTCCGTCTCCGTAACATCGTCTTGCTCCCATGGATGGAGAAGCATTTTATTGGGGAGGGACTTGCTTATAAAGAACCTAGGTTGGACGATAGGGAATGGAACATCAGTGAACGTCTGGTCGGACCCTTGGCTCAGCTTAACCTCCCAACTCCTGCCAATGGGACCGCCGAATGAATCGCAAAAGGAGCTCACAGTCTCTGAATTTATTGACCCTGTCACTCGAGCATGGGACATCCCGAAGATCCGACATGTCATCCCTGAGTATGAAGATAAGATCATGTGTATCTATCCAAGTTTGACCGGGGCTCCGGATAAACTAATCTGGTTAGGTACTAAGTCCGGAGAATATTCGACGAAATCTGGTTACTTCTTTGCTGTTGATGATGCTGAAAACAGAGAACTTCTGCAACTCCAAGGCCCCAAGTGGAAATCAAGTGTATGGAACCTAAGTTGTGCACCAAAGGTTAAAATTTTTTCATGGAAAGCCCTTAAGGGAGCTCTTCCCGTCGGAGAGAGGCTAGCACAACGACAGGTCCCTGCCGATCCGAGATGTAAACGCTGTGGCAGCTCTGAATCTATTATTCACCTATTATTCCAGTGCAGGTTTGCGCAACAAGTCTGGCAGCTTGCCCCTTTAGCGACGACCCTGGATGTCAGTGGAACATTAGATTTATTGGCTAGCTGGGATGAGCTCTGCTCCATCAATTGCCTTCCACCTGCAGGAGTTACATCGAGCGCTCTCGTTCCTTGGGTTTGTTGGAACATCTGGAAAGCCCGGAACAAGTTCGTCTTTGAAGGTCACTCTGCCTCACCGGAGGAAACCCTATCCACAGCTATTGCACTTGCACGAGAATGGAGCTTGGAAGTGAAAAAAGAATCTGCAATCGGAACCAAGAAAACCCCACAACAGGTCACCGCTCCACCAGGAACTATTGTTATACGATCAGA